One Pseudomonas abieticivorans genomic region harbors:
- a CDS encoding EAL domain-containing protein encodes MNASQRFQLANDTDFYLSRQLILKRDDRPLGSEIRILLEQQPRSLDPGTRLSSNKLACIYSEMLMHTQLMAFALKGHVKPLERTFSRRFVCIAQPDLADPALLEELIQSGEMLRNHGQTLVVSTNALAPADASFKHKKKIIKHVYLLKDHAIELALDHHNPHHESFEILTTLDVFDYIKIPFSSLDLSLKLNTNPDEFNQLYDRMSSLKQRTHVSFIADNVEHTASHLLARALPFDFFQGSYYSPADPL; translated from the coding sequence ATGAATGCGTCGCAGCGGTTCCAACTCGCCAACGATACTGATTTCTACTTGAGTCGACAGTTAATCCTCAAGCGTGACGACCGCCCACTGGGCAGTGAAATCAGGATTCTGCTGGAGCAGCAACCCCGCAGCCTAGACCCCGGCACGCGCCTGTCGAGCAACAAATTGGCGTGTATTTACAGTGAAATGCTTATGCACACACAATTGATGGCTTTCGCCCTGAAAGGCCACGTCAAGCCGCTGGAACGCACGTTCAGCCGGCGCTTCGTGTGCATTGCACAACCCGACCTCGCCGACCCGGCACTTCTTGAAGAATTGATCCAGAGCGGTGAAATGCTCCGTAACCATGGCCAGACGCTGGTGGTGAGCACCAACGCGCTCGCCCCCGCCGACGCCAGCTTCAAACACAAGAAAAAGATCATAAAGCATGTGTACCTGCTCAAGGACCACGCCATAGAGCTGGCACTGGACCATCATAACCCGCACCACGAAAGTTTCGAGATCCTGACCACACTGGACGTGTTCGACTATATAAAAATACCGTTCTCATCTCTGGACTTGAGTTTAAAACTGAACACCAACCCGGACGAATTCAATCAGCTTTACGATCGCATGAGTTCGTTAAAGCAGCGCACGCACGTCTCGTTTATTGCCGACAACGTGGAACATACCGCGAGTCACTTACTGGCCAGAGCCCTGCCGTTTGATTTTTTTCAGGGAAGCTATTACTCACCTGCCGACCCCCTGTAG
- a CDS encoding undecaprenyl-diphosphate phosphatase, translating to MQVWDATQAVLLGVVEGLTEFLPISSTGHQIIVADLLNFSGERAMAFNIIIQLGAILAVVWEFRRKVLEVITGLPSQARSRRFAANLLVGFLPAVVLGVLFADVIHEYLFNPITVAVALVVGGIIMLWAEQRVHVVRVDEVDGMGWKDALKVGCCQCLAMIPGTSRSGSTIIGGLLFGLSRTAATQFSFFLAMPTMVGAAVYSGYKYRHLFEAADVPIFAIGLVTAFIFAMIAVKALLAFIASHSYAVFAWYRIAFGLLILASWWLNWVDWTQVQG from the coding sequence ATGCAGGTATGGGACGCCACTCAGGCTGTGCTACTCGGTGTGGTGGAAGGGCTGACGGAGTTCTTGCCCATTTCCAGCACTGGTCATCAGATCATTGTTGCAGACTTGCTCAACTTCAGCGGTGAGCGGGCAATGGCCTTCAACATCATCATTCAGTTGGGGGCGATCTTGGCGGTGGTGTGGGAGTTTCGCCGCAAGGTGCTGGAGGTCATCACCGGCCTGCCCAGCCAAGCCCGCTCACGGCGCTTTGCCGCCAACTTGCTGGTCGGTTTTTTGCCGGCGGTGGTGTTGGGGGTGCTGTTTGCTGACGTGATTCATGAGTACCTGTTCAACCCCATTACCGTCGCGGTGGCGTTGGTCGTGGGCGGGATCATTATGCTGTGGGCCGAACAGCGGGTGCATGTGGTGCGGGTCGATGAGGTCGACGGCATGGGCTGGAAAGACGCCCTGAAGGTGGGTTGCTGCCAGTGCCTGGCAATGATCCCAGGCACCTCGCGGTCAGGCTCGACGATTATCGGTGGCTTGCTGTTTGGCCTGTCGCGCACAGCAGCCACGCAATTCTCGTTCTTTTTGGCGATGCCGACCATGGTGGGCGCGGCGGTGTATTCGGGCTATAAGTATCGGCACCTGTTCGAGGCCGCGGATGTGCCGATCTTCGCCATAGGGCTGGTGACCGCGTTCATCTTTGCGATGATCGCGGTCAAGGCGTTGCTCGCCTTCATTGCCAGCCATAGCTATGCAGTGTTCGCCTGGTACCGCATTGCCTTCGGCTTGCTGATCTTGGCCAGTTGGTGGCTCAACTGGGTGGATTGGACGCAAGTTCAGGGGTGA
- a CDS encoding capsule biosynthesis GfcC family protein has product MRRLAGVLAGLAMGAAQAGQVTVSGDVLYPGTVALPAHARLLDAVTAVQPNAQSYWLAAGWLRASLVQEQVRLKTGVLFDLKLLERGAMLEGLTQRAAIARRVYQWVAQLPVTGRQVAVLDPVALEVGFARNDRVEEGDRLVYPRRSGVVQVMGAVARPCRLPYQPLLQARDYLRDCPALVDADPDDLWLIQPDGHVRRIGAAAWNRESAAVLADGGTLWVPIRTDDLDVPVPELNQQLTEFLATQLAEVAP; this is encoded by the coding sequence ATGAGGCGGCTGGCAGGGGTGTTGGCGGGCCTGGCAATGGGGGCGGCGCAAGCCGGGCAGGTCACGGTGAGCGGGGATGTGCTCTACCCAGGAACCGTGGCCTTGCCGGCGCACGCGCGTTTGCTCGATGCCGTGACGGCCGTGCAGCCCAATGCACAAAGCTATTGGCTGGCCGCAGGTTGGCTGCGGGCGAGCCTGGTGCAAGAGCAGGTTCGTCTCAAGACCGGCGTGCTGTTCGACCTCAAGCTGCTTGAACGCGGCGCGATGCTGGAGGGCCTGACGCAGCGTGCTGCGATCGCGCGGCGTGTGTACCAATGGGTGGCGCAGTTGCCGGTCACGGGTCGCCAGGTCGCGGTGCTGGACCCGGTAGCGTTGGAGGTGGGCTTTGCCCGCAATGATCGGGTCGAAGAGGGCGATCGGTTGGTGTACCCCCGCCGTAGCGGTGTCGTGCAGGTCATGGGCGCGGTCGCGCGGCCTTGCCGCTTGCCCTATCAGCCCCTCCTGCAAGCCCGCGATTACCTGCGCGACTGTCCGGCGTTGGTCGATGCCGACCCCGATGACCTGTGGCTGATCCAGCCCGATGGCCATGTAAGGCGTATCGGCGCCGCAGCGTGGAACCGCGAATCGGCTGCCGTGCTGGCCGATGGCGGCACGCTGTGGGTACCGATCCGCACCGATGACCTTGATGTCCCTGTCCCTGAACTTAATCAGCAGTTGACTGAATTTCTGGCCACGCAACTGGCTGAGGTGGCTCCTTGA
- a CDS encoding winged helix-turn-helix transcriptional regulator → MHKGEGSPRVVDSVQRQALDDLKARVLRGGNDPHGPVRETLARLGDRWSPLLLLVLRQGTLRFTELQREVNGMADGTLSQRILTLKLRALERDGMLERVVIATIPPQVEYSLKPLGLALVAQLDGLLAWLEQQAPAIEVARAAYDAPRPTAPPFR, encoded by the coding sequence ATGCACAAGGGTGAAGGCTCGCCGCGCGTGGTCGACAGTGTGCAACGCCAGGCACTGGATGATTTGAAGGCACGGGTACTGCGTGGCGGCAACGACCCCCACGGGCCGGTGCGCGAAACCCTGGCGCGCCTGGGCGACCGTTGGAGCCCGCTGCTGTTGTTGGTATTGCGCCAAGGCACGCTGCGCTTTACCGAGCTCCAGCGCGAAGTCAATGGCATGGCCGATGGCACGCTGTCGCAGCGTATCCTGACCTTGAAATTGAGGGCCCTGGAGCGCGATGGCATGCTCGAACGCGTGGTGATCGCCACCATACCGCCGCAGGTTGAGTACAGCCTCAAGCCATTGGGGTTGGCACTGGTGGCGCAACTTGACGGGCTGCTGGCGTGGCTGGAGCAGCAGGCCCCGGCGATCGAGGTGGCCCGCGCGGCGTATGACGCGCCTAGGCCAACCGCGCCGCCGTTTCGATGA
- a CDS encoding YjbH domain-containing protein, producing the protein MNLRFAAVLLLPCGLAHADPRYTQNDFGGVGLLQTPTARMAPAGELSVNANRTEPYSRYSLSMQPFEWLEGSFRYTAITNRPYGSQALSGNQSYKDKAVDFKARLWQESRWLPDVALGFRDIGGTGLFSSEYLVANKRVDDLDFSAGIAWGYLGNRGDFDNPLGALDERFKTRPASEGTGDVNTNAYFRGRPALFGGVSYQTPWPALSLKLEYEGNDYQNEPLDNVIKQDSPVNIGAVYRLTDSVDLSAAWERGNTAMFGITLHTNFASRKAPAKRNDPPFERRSTAQPAQVDWADVSRRLHDNAGYQVQRISQQGAEVRVYGEQQKYFYPAKAVGRASRILDNSTAADVTWFTLVNERYGMPLEETSVPREAFTQVAGNREDLATLKRGTEVNASMAHRETTLYSEPLHPFDYGFGLGYKQNIGGPDGLLYQFTADATAEYRFTRSTWWSGMLSANLLNNYDQFTYDAPSGLPRVRTDLRQYLTTSDVTLPTFQLNHAVQLDRDVYAMAYGGYLESMYAGGGGEVLYRPMGESWAVGADLNYVRQRAFDQGFGLRDYSTVTGNVTGYFDLPGQAQAVVSVGRYLARDWGTTLDLSRGFGNGVRFGGWVTLTTATKAEYGEGSFDKGIYLSIPFDELLSTSTQRRANVVWSPLTRDGGAKVNHAYSLKAMTDSRDSRLLYDNFEKITE; encoded by the coding sequence TTGAATTTACGTTTTGCTGCAGTGTTGTTGCTGCCGTGTGGCCTGGCCCATGCCGACCCGCGTTACACCCAGAATGACTTCGGCGGCGTGGGCTTGCTGCAAACGCCCACGGCGCGCATGGCGCCGGCGGGGGAGTTGAGCGTCAACGCCAACCGTACCGAACCTTACAGCCGCTATAGCCTGTCGATGCAGCCCTTCGAATGGCTGGAGGGGTCGTTTCGCTATACCGCGATCACCAATCGGCCCTATGGCTCCCAGGCCCTGAGCGGCAACCAGAGTTACAAGGACAAGGCCGTGGATTTCAAGGCACGCCTGTGGCAGGAAAGCCGCTGGCTGCCGGACGTCGCCTTGGGCTTTCGGGACATCGGCGGCACGGGGTTGTTCTCCAGTGAATACCTGGTGGCGAACAAGCGCGTTGACGATTTGGACTTCAGCGCGGGTATCGCCTGGGGCTACCTGGGCAACCGTGGCGACTTCGACAACCCCCTGGGGGCGTTGGACGAGCGCTTCAAAACGCGCCCGGCCAGCGAGGGCACCGGCGACGTCAACACCAATGCCTATTTCCGTGGGCGGCCGGCGCTGTTTGGCGGCGTGAGTTATCAAACGCCTTGGCCGGCCTTGAGCCTCAAGCTTGAGTACGAAGGCAACGATTACCAGAACGAACCACTGGACAACGTGATCAAGCAAGACTCGCCCGTCAACATTGGCGCGGTCTACCGGCTGACTGATTCGGTCGACCTGAGTGCCGCCTGGGAGCGGGGTAACACGGCCATGTTCGGCATCACCCTGCACACCAACTTCGCCAGCCGCAAAGCGCCGGCCAAGCGTAACGATCCGCCTTTTGAGAGACGCTCGACAGCGCAGCCTGCCCAGGTCGACTGGGCAGACGTGTCCCGGCGCCTGCATGACAACGCGGGTTACCAGGTGCAGCGTATCAGCCAGCAGGGCGCTGAAGTGCGGGTGTACGGCGAGCAGCAGAAGTACTTCTACCCCGCCAAGGCCGTGGGGCGCGCCAGCCGGATCCTGGACAACAGCACTGCAGCCGACGTGACCTGGTTTACCCTGGTGAACGAACGCTATGGCATGCCCTTGGAAGAAACCAGCGTGCCGCGAGAGGCCTTTACCCAGGTCGCCGGTAACCGCGAGGACCTGGCCACGCTCAAGCGTGGCACCGAGGTCAACGCCTCGATGGCTCATCGCGAAACCACGCTGTACAGCGAGCCGTTGCACCCGTTCGATTACGGCTTTGGCCTGGGCTACAAGCAGAACATCGGCGGCCCCGATGGCCTGCTGTATCAGTTCACTGCCGATGCCACTGCCGAGTATCGCTTTACCCGTTCCACCTGGTGGAGCGGCATGCTCAGCGCCAACCTGTTGAACAATTATGACCAGTTCACCTATGACGCCCCCAGCGGGTTGCCGCGCGTACGCACCGACCTGCGTCAGTACCTGACCACCTCGGACGTGACCTTGCCGACCTTCCAGCTCAACCACGCGGTGCAATTGGATCGCGACGTGTACGCCATGGCCTATGGCGGCTACCTGGAGTCCATGTACGCCGGCGGTGGGGGCGAGGTGTTGTATCGGCCTATGGGGGAAAGCTGGGCCGTGGGTGCAGACCTCAATTATGTGCGTCAGCGCGCGTTCGACCAGGGCTTTGGCCTGCGTGATTATTCCACCGTGACCGGTAATGTCACCGGCTACTTCGACCTGCCCGGCCAGGCCCAGGCGGTGGTCAGTGTCGGTCGCTACCTGGCCCGTGACTGGGGCACCACGCTGGACCTTTCACGGGGGTTCGGCAATGGCGTGCGCTTTGGTGGCTGGGTCACCCTGACCACCGCAACCAAGGCTGAGTATGGCGAAGGCAGTTTCGACAAGGGCATCTACCTGTCGATACCCTTCGACGAGTTGCTGAGTACCTCCACCCAGCGCCGCGCCAACGTGGTGTGGTCGCCGTTGACCCGCGACGGCGGTGCCAAGGTTAACCACGCCTATTCGCTGAAGGCCATGACCGACAGCCGCGACAGCCGCTTGCTTTACGACAATTTCGAGAAGATCACCGAGTAG
- a CDS encoding undecaprenyl-phosphate glucose phosphotransferase: protein MINNNRLTRPYALKGLTFWGQWVIASSIIVTLLFSLAYYHTDNVAFYYRACAVLTLLASLPAYSLCQVYAKQDSYLSGLTRLLAGWLLTLSVLTVIGFLCKADELFSRQVIVQWALLGYAAQALTYLPLQWFSRRYHRHLQRQHRTLIVGTGELAIGLANTLGQLDQCPLVGLVSAGQPLPRHIALPPVLGPLQALRQLIKAHDIRRLYITLPLSEAANIEALYLDVLDANVDVVWVPDLNSLTLLNHSVRVVNGLPAIYLNESPLTSQPTAALSKSLLDKAVALLAIIVLAPVLMVIALAIKLTSAGPVLFKQARHGWNGKIIQVWKFRSMRMHDDTHVVQASRHDSRITPVGRFIRRTSLDELPQLFNVLQGHMALVGPRPHAVAHNDFYADKILAYMARHRIKPGITGLAQINGCRGETETLDKMQKRVEIDLDYINNWSLWLDLKILCKTPFTLLSKDIY from the coding sequence ATGATTAATAACAACCGTTTAACCCGTCCATACGCACTCAAGGGTTTAACCTTCTGGGGCCAATGGGTTATTGCCTCAAGTATTATCGTCACGCTGCTGTTCAGCCTCGCTTACTACCACACCGATAATGTTGCGTTCTATTATCGTGCCTGCGCGGTACTGACGCTGCTGGCCTCGCTGCCGGCCTATTCGTTATGCCAGGTGTATGCCAAACAGGACAGCTACCTGAGCGGTTTAACGCGGTTGCTGGCGGGCTGGTTGCTGACCTTGTCGGTACTGACAGTCATAGGCTTTCTCTGCAAGGCCGATGAATTGTTCTCCCGCCAAGTCATTGTGCAATGGGCGTTGCTGGGTTATGCCGCCCAGGCCCTGACCTACCTGCCGCTGCAGTGGTTTTCACGGCGTTACCACCGGCACCTGCAGCGCCAGCACCGGACCCTGATCGTCGGCACCGGCGAACTGGCCATTGGCCTGGCCAACACCCTGGGCCAGCTGGATCAATGCCCGCTGGTGGGGCTGGTCAGTGCGGGGCAGCCGTTGCCCCGGCATATCGCCTTGCCGCCTGTACTGGGGCCTTTGCAAGCACTGCGGCAACTGATCAAGGCCCACGATATTCGCCGCCTTTACATCACCCTCCCGCTGAGCGAAGCCGCAAACATCGAAGCCCTGTACCTGGACGTGCTCGATGCCAACGTCGACGTGGTATGGGTACCCGACCTTAACAGCCTGACCCTGCTCAACCATTCGGTACGCGTGGTGAACGGCTTGCCGGCGATCTACCTCAACGAAAGCCCGCTCACCAGCCAACCCACGGCTGCGTTGAGCAAGAGCCTGCTCGACAAGGCCGTGGCGTTGCTGGCCATCATCGTGCTCGCCCCGGTCTTGATGGTGATCGCACTGGCGATCAAACTCACCTCTGCCGGCCCGGTTCTGTTCAAGCAAGCGCGCCACGGCTGGAACGGCAAGATCATCCAGGTCTGGAAGTTTCGCTCCATGCGCATGCATGATGACACCCATGTGGTGCAGGCCAGCCGTCATGATTCGCGCATTACGCCGGTGGGCCGCTTCATACGTCGCACATCGCTCGATGAACTCCCGCAATTGTTCAACGTGTTGCAGGGGCACATGGCCCTGGTGGGCCCGCGCCCGCATGCCGTCGCGCACAACGACTTCTACGCCGACAAGATCCTCGCCTACATGGCCCGCCATCGCATCAAGCCGGGCATCACCGGCCTGGCACAAATCAATGGCTGCCGCGGCGAGACCGAGACATTGGACAAGATGCAGAAGCGTGTGGAGATCGACCTCGACTACATCAATAACTGGTCGTTGTGGCTGGACCTGAAGATCTTGTGCAAGACGCCGTTCACCTTGTTGTCCAAAGACATCTACTGA
- a CDS encoding winged helix-turn-helix domain-containing protein produces MMLTSAQTRLLAVGRTCALAEDFKQLIASHAYQNTLIDTLCYKHLEGDTSDIDGYQSIFVEVDRTEAVNESLAVIETLRANNMTPTIYIILSGSGVYNKIKFYLAGADHCLKTSASSDRELSELGEWINGPAPAITPCLLLDPTRMRILGAQEKLDISFIEMKVLDALAKSRNLILSHDEIASVMGLNISFYDPRALEKSISRLRGKIKTHFGINALQSVRGYGYRLARGLISPI; encoded by the coding sequence ATGATGCTAACGTCGGCGCAGACGAGGCTGCTCGCTGTCGGTCGCACCTGTGCGCTTGCCGAAGATTTCAAGCAACTAATTGCTAGCCATGCGTACCAGAACACGCTGATCGACACACTCTGCTACAAGCACTTGGAGGGTGATACTAGCGACATCGACGGCTACCAGTCCATCTTTGTCGAAGTTGATCGAACAGAGGCAGTTAACGAAAGCCTGGCCGTGATTGAAACGTTACGCGCCAACAATATGACGCCAACGATTTATATTATATTGAGTGGCAGCGGCGTTTATAACAAGATTAAATTCTACTTGGCCGGGGCTGATCACTGCTTGAAAACCAGCGCGTCCAGCGACCGCGAGTTAAGCGAACTGGGCGAATGGATCAATGGCCCGGCGCCTGCTATCACACCCTGTTTACTACTTGATCCCACGCGCATGCGCATCCTTGGCGCACAGGAAAAGCTGGATATTTCATTTATCGAAATGAAAGTCCTCGACGCTTTGGCCAAGTCCAGAAACCTTATTTTGAGCCATGACGAAATCGCCTCGGTCATGGGCTTGAACATCAGCTTCTACGACCCTCGCGCGCTGGAGAAGTCCATCAGTCGCTTGCGCGGCAAGATCAAGACCCACTTTGGCATCAACGCACTGCAAAGCGTTCGTGGCTACGGCTACCGGCTCGCCAGAGGCCTGATTTCCCCCATCTGA
- a CDS encoding winged helix-turn-helix domain-containing protein, translating into MTSPRKYFVVVTHSATTQLELESVLAGGRYDNYDSAHASVYVEGLANFTSASELVARFSQHIERLDPPILKSDTRLVLAPPAPHVPLVQWPAQLAAPLAAAEHGVKPAAAHLQPQPCNETWKLGRDRKMLVKDDAKVVLTGIESALVRTLLQADERVVSKDDLIRSIGREPDQYRGLEMCLSRLQDKFRSASCGERLFRAVRNRGYCLIQPIVRES; encoded by the coding sequence ATGACTTCCCCTAGAAAGTACTTTGTGGTTGTGACCCACAGCGCCACGACACAACTCGAACTCGAGTCGGTACTGGCGGGCGGTCGATACGATAACTACGACTCCGCGCACGCCAGCGTCTATGTAGAAGGCCTGGCGAATTTCACCAGTGCCAGTGAATTGGTAGCGCGCTTTTCGCAGCATATTGAGCGACTTGACCCGCCGATCCTTAAGTCTGACACGCGCCTGGTGTTGGCCCCCCCTGCTCCCCATGTGCCCCTGGTGCAGTGGCCGGCTCAGCTTGCGGCACCGCTGGCCGCCGCCGAACACGGCGTCAAGCCCGCCGCTGCACATCTGCAGCCGCAACCTTGCAACGAAACCTGGAAACTGGGCCGGGACCGTAAAATGCTGGTCAAGGACGATGCCAAGGTGGTACTCACCGGGATAGAGTCGGCGTTGGTCAGGACCCTGTTGCAAGCCGATGAGCGGGTCGTCAGCAAGGACGACCTGATTCGCAGTATTGGCCGGGAACCCGACCAGTACCGCGGCCTGGAAATGTGCCTCAGCCGCCTGCAGGACAAATTCAGAAGTGCCAGTTGCGGCGAACGTCTGTTTCGGGCAGTTCGAAACCGCGGGTATTGCCTGATCCAACCCATCGTTCGCGAAAGCTAA
- a CDS encoding phytoene desaturase family protein: MNHYDVVAIGGGHNGLVAAAYLAKAGKKVLVLERKGYVGGGVTTRQLNTPGFWHDEHSSVHIMIQGNPMITQDELGLFSQFGLTYNYSDVPHATVFEDGSALITYRDLDKACESIASVSPRDAETYRRLATKAAGLLPMFLSGFYSPPLPMGAMVAMLDQSLEGREMFDAMQRSTLDIIDNLFEHDKVKIHLLRVIAENLQMPDELGTGMGVYVFVGIMHTHGVSQPVGGSGKLSEALARCIEHHGGEIRCDSEVRKVIVSDGRAAGVELADGERILARDAVIGALHPHVIKRFVDGLDPGVIARAERATLAPFSLFVSHYDLHHKAEFHAGADVGRATMLTMMSSDRLSDMLDDFDELRRGRVSKRRLVAGGDESINDPTRVPPGKGMFHGMTFAPYNLAEGGAARWDEYKETFGDLSLQAYRKFVKNLTPDNIIARSVCSPLDLERSSPNSMVQGDVHGVAPYFYQNFAHRPTPDLGRLSVPGLDNLYLVGPFMHPGGGVFGAGRGTAIKMFDDLGIDFDRVTRN, translated from the coding sequence ATGAATCACTACGATGTCGTCGCCATCGGCGGCGGGCACAACGGCCTGGTGGCCGCGGCCTACCTGGCCAAGGCCGGCAAGAAAGTCCTGGTGCTGGAGCGCAAGGGCTACGTGGGCGGCGGCGTGACAACGCGCCAGCTTAACACCCCTGGCTTCTGGCATGACGAGCACTCAAGCGTGCACATCATGATCCAGGGCAACCCCATGATCACCCAGGACGAACTGGGCTTGTTCAGCCAGTTCGGCCTTACCTACAACTACTCCGACGTGCCCCATGCCACGGTCTTCGAAGACGGCAGCGCGCTGATCACCTACCGCGACCTGGACAAGGCCTGCGAGTCCATCGCCAGCGTCTCGCCCCGCGATGCCGAAACCTATCGCCGGCTTGCCACCAAGGCCGCAGGCCTGCTGCCCATGTTCCTCTCCGGCTTCTACTCGCCACCGCTGCCCATGGGCGCCATGGTCGCCATGCTCGACCAGAGCCTGGAGGGCCGCGAGATGTTCGATGCCATGCAACGCAGCACCCTGGACATCATCGACAACCTGTTCGAACACGACAAGGTCAAGATCCACTTGCTGCGGGTGATCGCCGAAAACCTGCAGATGCCCGATGAGCTGGGCACCGGCATGGGCGTGTACGTGTTCGTCGGCATCATGCACACCCACGGGGTGTCGCAACCGGTGGGCGGCAGCGGCAAGTTGTCCGAGGCCCTGGCCCGCTGCATCGAGCACCATGGCGGCGAGATCCGCTGCGACAGCGAAGTGCGCAAGGTGATCGTTTCAGACGGCCGTGCCGCGGGCGTCGAGTTGGCCGATGGCGAGCGCATCCTGGCCCGCGACGCGGTCATCGGCGCGCTGCACCCCCACGTGATCAAGCGCTTCGTCGACGGCCTGGACCCCGGCGTGATCGCCCGCGCCGAACGCGCCACGTTGGCGCCGTTCAGCCTGTTCGTCAGCCACTACGATTTGCATCACAAGGCCGAGTTCCATGCCGGCGCCGATGTGGGCCGGGCCACCATGTTGACCATGATGAGCAGCGACCGCCTGAGCGACATGCTCGACGACTTCGACGAACTGCGCCGCGGTCGTGTGTCGAAACGCCGGCTGGTGGCCGGTGGCGATGAGAGCATCAACGACCCGACCCGCGTGCCGCCCGGCAAGGGCATGTTCCACGGCATGACCTTCGCCCCCTACAACCTGGCCGAGGGCGGAGCGGCACGTTGGGACGAGTACAAGGAAACATTCGGCGACCTGAGCCTTCAGGCCTACCGCAAATTCGTCAAGAACCTCACGCCCGACAACATCATCGCCCGCTCGGTGTGCTCGCCCCTGGACCTGGAGCGCAGTTCACCCAACTCCATGGTCCAGGGCGACGTGCACGGCGTGGCGCCCTACTTCTACCAGAACTTCGCCCACCGCCCCACGCCGGACCTGGGCCGCCTGAGCGTACCGGGCCTGGACAACCTCTACCTGGTGGGCCCCTTCATGCACCCCGGTGGCGGCGTATTCGGCGCAGGCCGTGGCACGGCCATCAAGATGTTCGATGACCTGGGCATCGATTTCGACCGCGTGACAAGGAACTGA
- a CDS encoding YjbF family lipoprotein, translating to MNIYRTGAALLLALGLGGCDPLSRASVDDLVTAIKPAPALQLSPSQIASVPYAQLKLTTPSGEGVLALVRQRGDLQFWVASGKQVLMLRDGLVVRSVGLGVGEDLDGTQLAPGSPFKQGLHQVADGYQSERLIDLYHGYRVGVPVHSRFSRGGLQTLRILDKDYAVLRLDEQIDAPAIGLQATNHYWVDPQTGAVLQSEQHLTPTLTVTIVQLAAAREPLL from the coding sequence GTGAATATTTATCGAACGGGCGCAGCGCTGCTGCTGGCCCTGGGCCTTGGCGGATGTGACCCGTTGTCCCGGGCATCAGTGGACGACTTGGTCACTGCCATCAAGCCAGCACCCGCGTTGCAACTGAGCCCCTCCCAAATCGCCAGCGTCCCCTACGCCCAGCTCAAACTCACCACCCCCTCCGGCGAAGGCGTGCTCGCCCTTGTGCGCCAACGCGGCGACCTGCAGTTCTGGGTCGCGTCCGGCAAGCAGGTGTTGATGCTGCGCGACGGCCTGGTGGTGCGCAGCGTGGGCCTGGGGGTTGGCGAAGATTTGGATGGGACGCAACTGGCCCCAGGTTCACCCTTCAAGCAAGGCTTGCATCAGGTGGCCGACGGTTACCAGAGCGAGCGCTTGATCGACCTCTACCACGGTTACCGCGTGGGTGTACCGGTGCACAGCCGATTCAGCCGGGGTGGGTTGCAAACCCTGCGCATTCTGGACAAGGACTACGCGGTGTTGCGTTTGGATGAACAGATTGATGCCCCGGCGATCGGCTTGCAGGCCACCAATCACTATTGGGTGGACCCGCAGACGGGGGCCGTGTTGCAAAGTGAACAACACCTCACGCCGACCTTGACCGTGACCATTGTGCAGCTCGCCGCCGCGCGCGAGCCGTTGCTATGA